In Microbacterium pumilum, the following proteins share a genomic window:
- the ispG gene encoding flavodoxin-dependent (E)-4-hydroxy-3-methylbut-2-enyl-diphosphate synthase, translating into MPAVNLGMPKVPETLAPRRKSRQIKVGKVLVGGNAPVSVQSMCTTPTTNINATLQQIAELTASGCEIVRVAVPSQDDADVLHIIAKKSQIPVIADIHFQPKYVFQAIDAGCAAVRVNPGNIRKFDDQVGAIAKAATDAGVSLRIGVNAGSLDPRLLEKYGKATPEALAESARWEASLFEEHDFHDFKISVKHNDPVVMVQAYRLLAQMGDWPLHLGVTEAGPAFQGTIKSATAFGILLGEGIGDTIRVSLSAPPAEEVKVGHQILQSLNLRERKLEIVSCPSCGRAQVDVYTLADNVTEGLKDMTVPLRVAVMGCVVNGPGEAREADLGVASGNGKGQIFVKGQVVKTVPESEIVATLIEEANRIAAEMGPAAPVGTAQVVTA; encoded by the coding sequence GTGCCAGCTGTGAATCTCGGGATGCCCAAGGTCCCCGAAACCCTCGCCCCCCGCCGCAAGTCCCGGCAGATCAAGGTCGGCAAGGTGCTCGTCGGCGGCAACGCGCCCGTCAGCGTCCAGTCGATGTGCACGACGCCGACCACCAACATCAACGCCACGCTTCAGCAGATCGCCGAGCTGACCGCATCCGGCTGCGAGATCGTCCGCGTCGCGGTGCCGTCGCAGGACGACGCCGATGTGTTGCACATCATCGCCAAGAAGAGCCAGATCCCGGTGATCGCCGACATCCACTTCCAGCCGAAGTACGTCTTCCAGGCGATCGACGCGGGCTGTGCCGCGGTGCGCGTCAATCCCGGCAACATCCGCAAGTTCGACGACCAGGTGGGCGCCATCGCCAAGGCGGCGACGGATGCCGGTGTCTCGCTGCGCATCGGAGTGAACGCCGGATCGCTCGACCCTCGCCTGCTCGAGAAGTATGGAAAAGCGACCCCCGAGGCGCTGGCCGAGAGCGCCCGGTGGGAGGCGAGCCTGTTCGAAGAGCACGACTTCCACGACTTCAAGATCTCGGTGAAGCACAACGATCCTGTCGTGATGGTGCAGGCGTATCGCCTGCTCGCCCAGATGGGCGACTGGCCGCTGCACCTCGGTGTGACCGAGGCGGGGCCGGCGTTCCAGGGCACGATCAAGAGCGCGACCGCGTTCGGCATCCTGCTCGGCGAAGGGATCGGCGACACCATCCGCGTCTCGCTCTCGGCGCCGCCCGCCGAAGAGGTGAAAGTCGGCCACCAGATCCTCCAGTCGCTGAACCTGCGCGAGCGCAAGCTGGAGATCGTGTCGTGCCCCTCGTGCGGTCGCGCACAGGTCGACGTCTACACCCTCGCCGACAATGTGACCGAAGGCCTGAAGGACATGACCGTGCCGCTGCGCGTCGCCGTCATGGGCTGCGTCGTGAACGGGCCCGGTGAGGCGCGCGAGGCGGACCTCGGCGTGGCGTCGGGCAACGGCAAGGGCCAGATCTTCGTCAAAGGGCAGGTCGTGAAGACCGTGCCGGAGTCCGAGATCGTCGCCACGCTGATCGAAGAGGCCAATCGCATCGCCGCCGAGATGGGTCCTGCCGCCCCGGTCGGCACTGCGCAGGTCGTCACCGCCTGA
- a CDS encoding pyridoxamine 5'-phosphate oxidase family protein — protein sequence MSKVFDGIDENLAAWINVQHLFFVATAPLAAEGHVNVSPRGLDSLSILDHHTVAWVDLTGSGAETIAHLNENGRICLMFCSFDARPRIVRLHGTGRVVLPGEEVFERVAAEHPGHVGARAVMVVDVTRVSDSCGWGVPQMDFVAERDILRPWAEKKGPDGLETYRAQKNAKSLDGLPALPRT from the coding sequence ATGAGCAAGGTCTTCGACGGAATCGATGAGAATCTCGCCGCGTGGATCAACGTGCAGCACCTGTTCTTCGTCGCGACGGCGCCGCTCGCTGCGGAGGGTCACGTCAACGTCTCGCCACGCGGACTCGATTCGCTCAGCATCCTCGACCACCACACCGTGGCCTGGGTCGATCTGACCGGCAGCGGTGCGGAGACGATCGCACACCTCAACGAGAATGGTCGGATCTGCCTCATGTTCTGCTCATTCGACGCGCGCCCGCGCATCGTGCGCCTGCACGGCACCGGCCGGGTCGTGCTGCCCGGCGAGGAAGTGTTCGAGCGGGTGGCCGCGGAGCATCCGGGTCATGTCGGAGCCCGAGCCGTGATGGTCGTCGACGTGACACGCGTATCGGACTCGTGCGGCTGGGGTGTGCCGCAGATGGACTTCGTCGCCGAACGCGACATCCTGCGACCGTGGGCCGAGAAGAAGGGGCCCGACGGGCTCGAGACGTACCGCGCTCAGAAGAACGCCAAGTCGCTCGACGGGCTTCCGGCGCTTCCTCGCACCTGA
- a CDS encoding DUF1206 domain-containing protein: MSADVKHAARKAESSHSFRVVARAGFAANGLVHVLIGVIVLGVTFGGHGETDQAGVFKAVAAVPAGFLALWILAVALLALGIYHALEGILARGGDAAKKWGRRIGEWGQAVVFIALGVIAAAVALGAKPDADQSAEEASRGILSIPGGPFVLGLIGIGIGIGGVSFIAMGFMRSFEKKMAIPSGPAGTGIKGLGVVGFIAKGIALIIIGILLTVAAVKVEPSAAGGLDAAIDALLALTLGPVLVGAVGVGLIAYGVFCFFRAPYARL; the protein is encoded by the coding sequence AAGCACGCTGCCCGCAAAGCAGAATCGAGCCACTCCTTCCGCGTGGTCGCCCGTGCGGGATTCGCGGCCAATGGCCTCGTGCACGTGTTGATCGGCGTGATCGTCCTCGGCGTCACTTTCGGCGGCCACGGCGAGACCGACCAGGCGGGCGTGTTCAAGGCGGTGGCGGCGGTCCCGGCGGGGTTCCTCGCGCTGTGGATTCTTGCGGTCGCACTCCTCGCGCTGGGGATCTATCACGCGCTCGAGGGCATCCTGGCTCGGGGCGGGGATGCCGCCAAGAAGTGGGGACGCCGCATCGGCGAATGGGGTCAGGCCGTGGTCTTCATCGCGCTCGGCGTGATCGCGGCAGCCGTCGCCCTCGGCGCGAAGCCCGATGCCGATCAGTCCGCCGAGGAGGCCAGCCGCGGCATCCTTTCGATCCCAGGCGGGCCGTTCGTGCTCGGACTCATCGGAATCGGCATCGGGATCGGCGGAGTCTCCTTCATCGCGATGGGGTTCATGCGGAGCTTCGAGAAGAAGATGGCGATCCCGTCCGGTCCGGCGGGCACGGGGATCAAGGGCCTCGGCGTGGTGGGCTTCATCGCGAAGGGCATCGCCCTCATCATCATCGGGATCCTGCTCACCGTGGCCGCCGTCAAGGTCGAGCCGTCCGCCGCGGGGGGCCTGGATGCCGCGATCGACGCGCTGCTCGCGCTGACGCTCGGTCCGGTGCTCGTCGGTGCCGTCGGGGTCGGTCTCATCGCCTACGGCGTCTTCTGCTTCTTCCGTGCGCCGTACGCGCGGCTGTGA
- a CDS encoding proline--tRNA ligase, producing MVTRLSHFFLRTLREDPADAEVTSHRLLLRAGYIRRTAPGIFAWLPLGLKVKAKIEGVIREEMTNAGAYEVHFPALVPADPYRESGRWEAYGDGIFRLQDRKGADYLLAPTHEELFTLLVKDLYSSYKDLPLAIYQIQDKYRDEARPRAGLLRGREFTMKDAYSFDYTDEGLDVSYQTQRDAYERIFQRLGLEYVIVNADNGLMGGARSEEFLHPIAVGEDTFVRSAGGYAANVEAFTTVTPDPIAFAGLSDAVIFDSPNTPTIQTLVDHANRHLDAPVEGEWTAAHTLKNVVLALTHLDGTREVVIVGLPGDRDIDDKRAEVVFAPATVEAATEADFERNPYLVKGYIGPWSPTGPILGEESATGIRYLLDPRVVDGTSWITGANIDEKHVHSLVAGRDFTADGFVEVANVRAGDPAPDGSGPVELARGMEIGHVFQLGRFFAETLGLKVLDENGKLVTVTMGSYGIGVTRILAILAELNNDEKGLIWPESVAPFDVHVVATGRDAVVFDVSAQLSADLEAAGLDVLYDDRPKVSPGVKFGDAELVGVPWIVIVGRSAAEGQVELWDRRSGDRQLVPVADVVARLVNR from the coding sequence GTGGTCACCCGTCTCTCGCATTTCTTCCTCCGCACCCTCCGCGAAGACCCGGCCGATGCCGAGGTCACGAGTCATCGCCTGCTCCTTCGGGCCGGATACATCCGGCGCACGGCGCCGGGCATCTTCGCGTGGCTCCCGCTGGGTTTGAAGGTCAAGGCGAAGATCGAGGGCGTCATCCGCGAAGAGATGACGAATGCCGGCGCCTACGAAGTGCACTTTCCGGCGCTCGTGCCCGCCGATCCGTACCGCGAGTCAGGCCGCTGGGAAGCGTACGGCGATGGGATCTTCCGGTTGCAGGACCGCAAGGGAGCCGACTACCTCCTGGCGCCGACGCACGAGGAGCTCTTCACACTGCTCGTGAAGGACCTCTACTCGTCGTACAAGGACCTGCCCCTTGCGATCTATCAGATCCAGGACAAGTACCGCGACGAGGCCAGGCCGCGCGCGGGCCTGCTGCGTGGCCGCGAGTTCACGATGAAGGACGCCTACTCGTTCGACTACACCGACGAAGGGCTCGATGTCTCGTACCAGACCCAGCGCGACGCGTATGAGCGGATCTTCCAGCGGCTCGGGCTCGAATATGTGATCGTCAACGCCGACAACGGACTCATGGGCGGTGCGCGCAGCGAGGAGTTCCTGCATCCCATCGCCGTCGGCGAAGACACGTTCGTCCGCTCCGCTGGCGGCTATGCCGCGAACGTCGAGGCTTTCACCACCGTGACCCCCGACCCGATCGCGTTCGCCGGCCTCTCCGACGCGGTCATCTTCGACTCTCCGAACACGCCGACGATCCAGACGCTCGTGGATCACGCGAACCGTCACCTCGACGCTCCGGTCGAGGGGGAGTGGACTGCCGCGCACACGTTGAAGAACGTCGTGCTGGCGCTGACGCACCTCGACGGCACCCGTGAGGTGGTGATCGTGGGCCTTCCCGGTGACCGCGACATCGACGACAAGCGCGCCGAAGTGGTGTTCGCGCCCGCCACGGTCGAGGCTGCCACCGAGGCCGACTTCGAGCGGAACCCCTACCTGGTCAAGGGGTACATCGGTCCATGGTCGCCGACCGGTCCGATCCTCGGCGAAGAGTCCGCGACCGGCATCCGCTACCTCCTGGATCCGCGGGTCGTGGACGGCACCAGCTGGATCACCGGAGCCAACATCGATGAGAAGCACGTCCACTCGCTGGTCGCGGGTCGCGACTTCACCGCCGACGGCTTCGTCGAGGTGGCGAACGTGCGCGCCGGTGACCCGGCGCCCGATGGCTCCGGGCCGGTCGAACTCGCACGCGGAATGGAGATCGGCCACGTCTTCCAGCTGGGCCGGTTCTTCGCCGAAACGCTCGGCCTCAAGGTACTCGACGAGAACGGGAAGCTGGTCACGGTCACGATGGGCTCGTACGGCATCGGCGTGACGCGCATCCTCGCGATCCTCGCCGAGTTGAACAACGACGAGAAGGGCCTCATCTGGCCCGAGTCGGTCGCCCCGTTCGACGTCCACGTCGTGGCGACGGGGCGGGATGCCGTCGTGTTCGACGTCTCCGCGCAGCTCAGCGCGGACCTCGAGGCAGCCGGGCTCGACGTGCTCTACGACGACCGGCCGAAGGTCTCGCCCGGCGTGAAGTTCGGCGACGCCGAGCTCGTCGGCGTGCCCTGGATCGTCATCGTGGGCCGCAGCGCCGCCGAAGGTCAGGTCGAGCTGTGGGACCGCCGCAGCGGCGATCGCCAGCTCGTGCCCGTCGCCGACGTGGTCGCCCGGCTCGTCAACCGCTGA
- a CDS encoding benzoate/H(+) symporter BenE family transporter has product MTDSPTSSSRARPITAGIVTALVGYTSSFVVVLTGLRAVGASPEQAASGLLALCLALGLGCILLAWRYRMPITAAWSTPGAALLAATGLVDGGWPAAVGAFLVVAALILLTGLWPQLGRLIARIPPSIAQAMLAGVLLPLCLAPITGIVVNPWGVVPVVLTWLVFARLAPRWAVPLAFVAAAIVVAISLMREGMPVDPTLLVPRVEFTVPTLTWGSLVGIAIPLYIVTMASQNVPGVAIMRSFGYVVPWRPAMLVTGVGTALAAPFGGHAVNLAAISAALAAAPEAEADPERRWVAATSAGGSYLLLAALSAAFAALVLLAPPAVIPAVAGLALFAAFGSAIQQAIDDPGERLPAVVTFLVAASGVALAGISAAFWALIAGLVVRFVMHVGRSSA; this is encoded by the coding sequence ATGACCGACTCCCCGACTTCGTCGTCGCGCGCGCGGCCGATCACCGCCGGCATCGTGACGGCCCTCGTCGGCTACACGAGTTCGTTCGTCGTCGTGCTCACCGGCCTGCGAGCTGTCGGCGCCTCGCCCGAACAGGCGGCCAGCGGACTTCTCGCGCTGTGTCTCGCGCTGGGACTCGGGTGCATCCTGCTCGCGTGGCGGTACCGGATGCCGATCACTGCGGCGTGGTCGACTCCCGGGGCCGCATTGCTCGCGGCCACCGGCCTCGTCGACGGCGGCTGGCCGGCTGCCGTCGGCGCATTCCTCGTGGTCGCCGCGCTCATCCTGCTCACCGGCCTCTGGCCGCAGCTCGGCAGACTCATCGCGCGCATCCCGCCATCGATCGCGCAGGCGATGCTCGCGGGCGTCCTGCTGCCGCTGTGTCTGGCTCCGATCACCGGCATCGTGGTGAACCCGTGGGGGGTCGTGCCGGTCGTGCTCACGTGGCTGGTCTTCGCGCGCCTCGCTCCGCGCTGGGCCGTCCCGCTCGCGTTCGTGGCGGCGGCGATCGTCGTGGCCATATCGCTCATGCGGGAAGGGATGCCCGTCGATCCGACGCTGCTCGTGCCCCGCGTCGAGTTCACCGTGCCGACTCTGACATGGGGATCACTGGTCGGCATCGCGATTCCGCTGTACATCGTCACGATGGCCTCGCAGAACGTGCCCGGCGTCGCGATAATGCGCAGCTTCGGCTACGTCGTGCCCTGGCGTCCGGCCATGCTCGTCACCGGCGTCGGAACAGCACTTGCCGCACCGTTCGGCGGGCACGCGGTGAATCTCGCCGCGATCAGCGCGGCACTCGCAGCCGCGCCGGAGGCGGAGGCCGACCCCGAACGACGCTGGGTCGCGGCAACCTCGGCAGGCGGGTCCTATCTGCTGCTCGCTGCCCTGTCGGCGGCATTCGCGGCGCTCGTGCTGCTCGCGCCGCCGGCCGTCATCCCCGCCGTCGCCGGTCTCGCCCTCTTCGCCGCGTTCGGGTCGGCGATCCAGCAGGCGATCGACGATCCCGGCGAGCGGCTTCCCGCCGTCGTCACTTTTCTGGTGGCGGCATCCGGGGTCGCGCTCGCCGGCATCAGCGCCGCGTTCTGGGCACTCATCGCCGGGCTGGTCGTGCGGTTCGTGATGCACGTCGGCCGGAGTTCCGCGTGA
- a CDS encoding pyridoxamine 5'-phosphate oxidase family protein: protein MTDNTITPDDARARLKDLVEDIDFTMLTTQDAAGNLVSRPMSTREMDENGDIWFFLSDESRQADEAQAESEVGLSYADHKGMRFVSVAGTAALVHDRAKMEQLYSPSLDIWFEDGLDTPDIALLRVRPTTSEFWEPKHGKIVMAAAMLKALVTKETPDDTMRNEKVVG from the coding sequence ATGACAGACAACACGATCACCCCGGACGATGCGAGGGCACGACTGAAGGACCTCGTCGAAGACATCGACTTCACCATGCTCACGACTCAGGATGCGGCAGGCAACCTCGTGAGCCGTCCCATGAGCACCCGCGAGATGGACGAGAACGGCGACATCTGGTTCTTCCTGTCGGACGAGTCCAGGCAGGCGGACGAGGCGCAGGCCGAGAGCGAAGTCGGGCTCTCGTACGCCGACCACAAGGGGATGAGGTTCGTGTCCGTCGCGGGCACCGCCGCCCTCGTCCACGATCGCGCCAAGATGGAGCAGCTCTACTCCCCCTCCCTCGACATCTGGTTCGAAGACGGTCTGGACACTCCCGATATCGCACTGCTGCGCGTGAGGCCCACGACGAGCGAGTTCTGGGAGCCCAAGCACGGCAAGATCGTCATGGCGGCCGCCATGCTCAAGGCGCTCGTGACCAAGGAGACGCCGGACGACACCATGCGCAACGAGAAGGTCGTCGGCTAG
- a CDS encoding RNA polymerase sigma factor, whose translation MNDDDAALWRRVQVGDESGLAALFDRHEARLFRHACRLLTAREDAKDAVTIAFFELWRKRSSVRLVDGSPLPWLLNTVSHAARNLERSGRRYRALIARTPAADSAREPKAADESGILAALKRLPAREQSVVVLTVLEGYPDRAAAETLGIPVGTVKSRLARAKAKLREDLAAMEVSWT comes from the coding sequence ATGAACGACGACGATGCGGCGCTGTGGCGGCGGGTGCAGGTGGGTGACGAGTCGGGCCTCGCCGCACTTTTCGATCGCCATGAGGCTCGTCTGTTCCGTCACGCATGCCGACTGCTGACAGCACGTGAGGATGCCAAGGATGCCGTGACCATCGCCTTCTTCGAGCTGTGGCGCAAGCGCAGTTCGGTTCGCCTGGTCGACGGATCTCCGCTGCCCTGGCTCCTCAACACCGTCTCGCATGCGGCGCGCAACCTGGAGCGCTCCGGTCGGCGCTACCGAGCACTCATCGCTCGCACACCGGCCGCGGACTCGGCGCGCGAGCCGAAGGCTGCCGATGAGAGCGGCATCCTCGCGGCTTTGAAGAGACTTCCGGCACGAGAGCAGAGCGTCGTCGTCCTGACCGTGCTCGAGGGGTACCCGGATCGCGCCGCGGCCGAGACCCTCGGCATCCCGGTGGGAACAGTGAAATCCCGGCTCGCACGGGCGAAGGCGAAACTGCGCGAAGATCTCGCAGCGATGGAGGTGTCCTGGACATGA
- a CDS encoding low temperature requirement protein A yields the protein MSLSHRLTRMTGRDPHESHRAATPLELLFDLTFVVAFSQISSQAAHALELGHVSTALSGFAFATFAVTWAWINYSWLASAYDNEDIFFRIATLVVMVGVLVVALGVPDVFHSLEEGEHLDNNVLVAGYVIMRVATVAIWLRAAKHDPERRRTCLAYAMNISIAQVGWVALIFLNLPISTTFLIAGVLILFELAGPVFAELRYGRTPWHPHHIAERYGLLLIISLGEVVLGTILAISAVVEEPAGWTVEAGLIAFGGTALAFAMWWVYFVIEPGPVLARHPIRAFPWGYGHIFLFGSVIGVGAGLHVAAQVISGHAHVDTVFAVLTVAIPVLAFEIMVFALYAVLLMQVDTFHVWLLLGSVAVLVIAVLAVGLGASLGVALVVIACSPAVIIVGYETVGWRHSNEMLERTLAE from the coding sequence ATGAGCCTCAGCCATCGCCTGACACGGATGACGGGACGTGACCCCCACGAAAGCCATCGTGCCGCCACGCCGCTCGAGCTGCTGTTCGATCTCACGTTCGTGGTGGCGTTCAGCCAGATCTCGTCGCAGGCGGCGCACGCGCTCGAACTGGGCCACGTGTCGACAGCGCTCAGCGGCTTCGCCTTCGCCACCTTCGCCGTCACGTGGGCGTGGATCAACTATTCGTGGCTCGCCAGCGCCTACGACAACGAGGACATCTTCTTCCGCATCGCCACCCTCGTCGTCATGGTCGGAGTGCTCGTGGTGGCCCTCGGCGTGCCGGATGTCTTCCACTCGCTCGAAGAGGGGGAGCACCTCGACAACAACGTCCTCGTCGCCGGGTACGTCATCATGCGCGTGGCCACCGTCGCGATCTGGCTGCGCGCGGCGAAACACGATCCGGAGCGTCGCCGCACGTGCCTCGCGTACGCCATGAACATCTCGATCGCTCAGGTCGGGTGGGTCGCGCTGATCTTCCTCAACCTCCCGATCAGCACGACGTTCCTCATCGCAGGGGTGCTCATCCTGTTCGAGCTCGCCGGTCCCGTCTTCGCCGAGCTGCGCTACGGGCGCACGCCGTGGCATCCGCATCACATCGCGGAGCGCTACGGGCTGCTCCTCATCATCAGCCTCGGCGAGGTCGTGCTGGGCACGATCCTCGCGATCTCCGCAGTGGTGGAAGAACCCGCCGGGTGGACTGTGGAAGCGGGCCTGATCGCGTTCGGCGGCACCGCCCTCGCGTTCGCGATGTGGTGGGTCTACTTCGTGATCGAGCCCGGTCCGGTGCTCGCCCGGCATCCCATCCGGGCGTTTCCCTGGGGCTATGGCCACATCTTTTTGTTCGGCTCGGTCATCGGCGTCGGCGCCGGTCTGCACGTCGCTGCACAGGTCATCAGCGGCCACGCCCACGTCGACACGGTCTTCGCGGTGCTCACCGTGGCGATTCCGGTGCTCGCGTTCGAGATCATGGTCTTCGCGCTGTACGCCGTGCTGCTCATGCAGGTCGACACGTTCCACGTGTGGCTGCTGCTCGGTTCCGTCGCGGTGCTCGTCATCGCAGTGCTCGCCGTCGGACTCGGCGCATCGCTGGGGGTCGCTCTCGTCGTCATCGCGTGCTCGCCTGCGGTGATCATCGTCGGCTATGAGACGGTCGGCTGGCGACACAGCAACGAGATGCTCGAACGGACCCTCGCCGAGTGA